From one Pseudanabaena sp. FACHB-2040 genomic stretch:
- a CDS encoding GspE/PulE family protein: protein MQTPPWPISAWRQLKRGEITCEGALKLLCNEQGSLNLALLDEEVCSRFFQLFSGQALPPVIPLLLWQNCFYLGSPMAVSEEVVQQLCDRSLSDIRIVPITAKSYRAWHHGRSVDMSQIHANPLLDPLTGEQMQEDVGETTEIFLAKAEGQLERIKAVISSALRHRASDIHLEPTEAGLRVRYRIDGVLRNITTLPLDIGRRVVVALKVMASMDIADSRRPQDGRIGEQYALGQDVGLDMDMRVSTLPCVGGEKAVVRLLPRQNPFSTIDKLGFPPKALATYKTWLQQPQGLIIFTGPTGSGKTSTLYTSLQEIATEDVNVVTVEDPVEYVLPCITQTQVNEAAGMTFAAGLRAILRQDPDIIMVGEVRDHATAETAVRAALTGHLVFTTLHTNDAVGAIPRIKDIGPDTGLISDALLGVVAQRLVRRVCPHCTEPTSPNPQGIKLLGLDKKQLAQANWQRGKGCSHCFQSGYLGREAIVELLEVDDRIREIMYDGTMTQLHRHLHKVGFMSFRTAAIEKVLTGVTTVEEVLRVLPRSALIRHTSGDSDYIQLLPNTAETSAVAAT, encoded by the coding sequence ATGCAAACCCCCCCTTGGCCCATTTCTGCCTGGCGGCAGCTCAAGCGAGGAGAAATCACCTGTGAAGGCGCACTTAAGCTGCTGTGCAACGAGCAGGGCAGCCTAAATCTGGCGCTGCTAGATGAAGAGGTTTGCAGCCGCTTTTTCCAGCTCTTTTCGGGGCAGGCCTTGCCGCCCGTGATCCCGCTGCTGCTGTGGCAAAACTGCTTTTACTTAGGCAGCCCAATGGCAGTTTCTGAGGAGGTGGTGCAGCAGCTGTGCGATCGCAGTCTTAGCGATATCCGTATCGTCCCTATCACCGCTAAGAGCTATCGCGCCTGGCACCACGGCCGCTCAGTCGACATGAGCCAAATCCACGCCAACCCGCTGCTAGATCCCCTCACCGGGGAGCAGATGCAGGAAGACGTAGGAGAAACCACAGAAATCTTTCTAGCCAAAGCCGAAGGCCAGCTAGAGCGCATTAAAGCCGTTATCTCTAGTGCCCTGCGACACCGAGCCAGCGACATTCACCTAGAACCTACCGAAGCTGGGCTGCGGGTGCGCTACCGCATCGACGGGGTACTGCGCAACATCACTACCCTGCCGCTGGATATTGGTCGGCGAGTAGTCGTCGCCCTCAAAGTCATGGCCAGCATGGATATCGCCGACAGCCGCCGCCCCCAAGACGGCCGGATCGGTGAGCAGTACGCCCTAGGCCAAGACGTGGGTCTAGACATGGATATGCGGGTCAGCACCCTGCCCTGCGTAGGCGGCGAAAAAGCCGTAGTCCGGCTGTTGCCCCGCCAAAATCCGTTTTCCACCATCGACAAGCTAGGCTTTCCGCCCAAAGCTTTGGCGACCTACAAAACCTGGCTACAGCAGCCCCAGGGCCTAATTATCTTCACCGGCCCCACCGGCTCAGGAAAAACCAGCACGCTCTACACCAGCCTGCAGGAAATTGCTACCGAAGATGTCAATGTGGTGACGGTAGAAGACCCAGTGGAGTACGTGCTGCCCTGCATTACCCAAACTCAAGTCAACGAAGCCGCAGGCATGACCTTTGCCGCCGGACTGCGGGCAATTCTCCGGCAAGACCCTGACATCATCATGGTTGGGGAAGTGCGAGATCACGCCACCGCAGAGACCGCAGTTCGGGCAGCCCTAACCGGACACCTGGTATTTACCACCCTCCACACCAATGATGCCGTAGGAGCCATTCCCCGCATCAAAGACATCGGCCCCGACACTGGCTTAATTAGCGACGCACTGCTGGGAGTCGTGGCCCAGCGGCTGGTGCGCCGAGTGTGCCCCCACTGCACTGAACCAACCAGCCCCAATCCCCAAGGAATTAAGCTCTTGGGGCTCGACAAAAAGCAGCTGGCCCAAGCCAACTGGCAGAGAGGAAAAGGCTGTAGCCACTGTTTTCAGTCAGGCTACCTGGGACGGGAAGCGATTGTTGAACTGTTAGAGGTAGACGATCGCATCCGCGAAATCATGTACGACGGCACCATGACCCAACTCCACCGCCACCTCCACAAAGTCGGCTTCATGTCTTTTCGGACTGCGGCAATTGAGAAGGTACTGACAGGCGTGACTACCGTCGAAGAGGTGCTTAGAGTGCTGCCTCGCAGCGCCCTGATCCGACACACCAGCGGCGATTCTGACTACATTCAGCTCTTGCCCAATACAGCAGAAACATCAGCTGTCGCCGCCACCTAA
- a CDS encoding PEP-CTERM sorting domain-containing protein (PEP-CTERM proteins occur, often in large numbers, in the proteomes of bacteria that also encode an exosortase, a predicted intramembrane cysteine proteinase. The presence of a PEP-CTERM domain at a protein's C-terminus predicts cleavage within the sorting domain, followed by covalent anchoring to some some component of the (usually Gram-negative) cell surface. Many PEP-CTERM proteins exhibit an unusual sequence composition that includes large numbers of potential glycosylation sites. Expression of one such protein has been shown restore the ability of a bacterium to form floc, a type of biofilm.) — MKHFALAAVAALGFSALATPANAAIFAWDVEYTGWWEEEGGGSISGTFSAREEDALDGIVSIDEMLSWIWNWSGNSVVPAFSIASSGAGTTDFDPSFYVNGTPNQPIGLDLVDLDGLDQGFFTSASGNEVLDLQALLVISYADDGTEFLATGNSSSTLGAIAVSDPTPVPEPATLLGLLALVGAGAATLQRQKQAV, encoded by the coding sequence ATGAAGCACTTTGCTCTGGCTGCTGTAGCAGCTTTAGGTTTTTCTGCACTGGCTACACCGGCTAATGCTGCCATTTTTGCCTGGGACGTTGAATATACCGGCTGGTGGGAAGAAGAGGGCGGCGGCTCTATTTCAGGCACCTTCTCTGCTAGAGAAGAAGACGCCCTAGACGGTATCGTATCGATTGATGAGATGCTGTCCTGGATCTGGAACTGGAGCGGCAACAGTGTGGTGCCCGCCTTTTCGATTGCCTCTAGTGGGGCAGGAACGACGGACTTTGATCCAAGTTTCTACGTCAATGGCACCCCTAATCAGCCCATCGGCTTGGATCTTGTCGATCTAGATGGGCTCGATCAAGGCTTTTTTACTTCCGCTTCTGGCAATGAAGTTCTTGATCTACAGGCGCTGCTGGTGATTTCATACGCCGACGATGGCACCGAGTTTCTGGCAACTGGAAACTCCAGTTCAACTCTGGGCGCTATTGCGGTTTCAGATCCAACCCCCGTTCCTGAGCCCGCAACTTTATTGGGTTTACTCGCTCTGGTGGGGGCTGGCGCGGCTACTCTCCAGCGTCAAAAGCAGGCTGTTTAA
- a CDS encoding pirin family protein yields MTDPLQYLPLQHLIEPHVQDLGGFQARRLLPSEVLDMVGPFIFFDHLGPATFPPGKGVDVRPHPHINLATVTYLFEGVFLHRDSVGSVQEIHPGAVNWMTAGRGIVHSERSPDSARTQESTLHGIQTWVALPDEHEETDPWFRHHPAADLPTWEEGGVTFTLIAGAAFGRTSPVQTFSPMIYIDAQMSPGAQFKLPSNYSEQAVYSVTPGLALNSTPLAQHRLAVLASGATVEIGCNGSARCIIVGGEPVGPRIKWWNFVSSRRDRIEQAKRDWQEGRFDPVPQETEFIPLPEEPKRQEQPL; encoded by the coding sequence ATGACTGATCCCCTTCAGTACCTACCCCTTCAGCACCTAATAGAGCCCCATGTTCAGGACTTAGGCGGGTTTCAGGCTCGCCGCCTGCTGCCCTCAGAGGTTCTTGACATGGTAGGTCCTTTTATCTTCTTTGATCACCTCGGACCGGCCACCTTTCCTCCCGGCAAGGGGGTAGATGTTAGGCCCCATCCCCATATCAACCTGGCTACTGTGACCTATCTGTTTGAAGGTGTTTTCCTACACCGCGACAGCGTTGGCAGCGTGCAGGAAATTCATCCGGGGGCCGTGAACTGGATGACAGCGGGGCGAGGTATTGTCCACTCAGAGCGCTCCCCCGACTCAGCCCGCACCCAGGAATCGACACTGCATGGCATTCAGACCTGGGTAGCCTTACCCGATGAGCACGAGGAAACAGACCCGTGGTTTCGCCACCACCCGGCAGCAGACCTGCCCACTTGGGAGGAGGGAGGCGTTACATTCACCTTGATTGCTGGGGCAGCCTTTGGGCGCACCTCGCCCGTCCAGACGTTTTCTCCCATGATCTATATAGATGCCCAGATGTCTCCCGGCGCGCAATTTAAGCTGCCGAGTAACTATAGTGAGCAGGCAGTTTATAGCGTCACCCCAGGACTCGCCCTTAATAGCACTCCACTGGCGCAGCATCGGCTAGCCGTATTAGCCTCAGGCGCAACGGTCGAGATTGGCTGCAATGGTTCCGCTCGCTGTATTATCGTGGGCGGCGAACCCGTCGGGCCTCGAATTAAGTGGTGGAACTTTGTCTCCAGCCGCCGCGATCGCATTGAGCAGGCCAAGCGAGACTGGCAAGAAGGGCGCTTTGACCCAGTTCCTCAGGAAACCGAATTTATTCCCCTGCCAGAGGAGCCAAAGCGCCAGGAACAGCCGCTGTAA
- a CDS encoding UBP-type zinc finger domain-containing protein has protein sequence MACQHLNHLTSENIIPKANYPTFRCEECTRINGRWVHLRICQDCGQMLCCDSSENQHARRHYEATGHTVISSAELGEQWLWCFADEQMKSY, from the coding sequence ATGGCCTGCCAGCACCTCAATCACCTGACTTCGGAAAATATTATTCCTAAGGCCAACTACCCCACATTCCGCTGTGAAGAGTGCACGCGAATCAATGGCCGCTGGGTGCACCTTCGTATCTGCCAAGACTGCGGCCAGATGCTATGCTGCGACTCCTCAGAAAATCAACATGCTCGCCGCCACTACGAAGCCACAGGGCACACCGTCATTAGCTCAGCAGAACTTGGGGAGCAGTGGCTGTGGTGTTTTGCAGATGAGCAGATGAAGAGCTATTGA
- a CDS encoding MFS transporter, with translation MVQVQPQSFEQRLDQAPITRVMWLLWALSAGLIALDGFDFFIIGVALPFLERDFDLGPGQVGAIAVSAIAGSLVGSLTLGPITDRVGRQRMLVVDIGLFVVATLGTALAWNAASLIAFRFLVGVAIGADYPISVAYITENVPSRWRGRMVIGAFTFQAVGAMLGAIAGLAVLHLFEVFYPGSLEMVVRYSWRWMLGIGLGLAIAVGLLRLSFLLESPRYHIARGEYEAASKAASLLLDEPMTLTPETDPQQREPALPYSAIFSARYRRGTLLASVPWFLQDIATYGIGIFTPTILAALAFAGETDFLHQSIASAKGSAFVDLFLIAGFLIAVLLVERVGRMRLQIVGFVGMAAGLVILAASQGASTDTIRLGLVFAGFLVFNLMMNAGPNATTFLLSGEVFPTAIRASGAGFAAAIAKAGAVLGTFGLPILENRLGVSWLLLVLALICLLAAVLTFALRLETTGLSLEAVDAAQKSKSAEKS, from the coding sequence ATGGTTCAGGTGCAGCCCCAGTCCTTTGAGCAGCGCCTTGATCAAGCTCCCATTACGCGGGTGATGTGGCTATTGTGGGCGCTGTCGGCAGGATTGATTGCCCTAGATGGCTTTGACTTTTTCATCATTGGGGTGGCACTGCCCTTTCTGGAGCGGGATTTTGATCTGGGGCCGGGACAGGTGGGCGCGATCGCAGTTTCTGCCATTGCTGGTTCTCTCGTCGGCTCGCTAACGCTGGGACCCATCACCGATCGGGTGGGGCGACAGCGAATGCTGGTGGTAGACATTGGCCTATTTGTGGTGGCAACTCTAGGGACAGCGCTAGCCTGGAATGCGGCCTCTCTGATTGCCTTTCGCTTTCTGGTGGGAGTGGCCATTGGCGCAGACTATCCCATCAGCGTGGCCTACATTACTGAGAATGTGCCGTCGCGCTGGCGCGGTCGCATGGTAATTGGGGCGTTTACGTTTCAGGCGGTCGGGGCAATGCTGGGTGCGATCGCAGGTTTGGCTGTGCTGCATCTATTTGAAGTTTTCTACCCCGGCTCTTTGGAGATGGTGGTGCGCTATAGCTGGCGCTGGATGCTGGGCATTGGGCTGGGGCTGGCGATCGCAGTGGGCCTGCTGCGGCTCAGCTTTTTGCTGGAGAGCCCCCGCTATCACATCGCTCGCGGCGAGTACGAAGCTGCCTCCAAAGCGGCTTCTCTGCTGCTGGATGAACCCATGACGCTGACGCCTGAAACTGATCCGCAGCAGCGCGAACCGGCCTTGCCCTACAGCGCTATTTTTTCTGCTCGCTATCGGCGCGGTACTTTGCTGGCCTCGGTGCCCTGGTTTTTGCAAGACATTGCTACCTACGGTATCGGTATTTTCACCCCAACTATTCTGGCGGCGCTGGCCTTTGCTGGGGAGACCGATTTTCTGCATCAGTCAATCGCGTCGGCCAAAGGGTCAGCCTTTGTGGACCTGTTCCTGATTGCTGGGTTTTTAATTGCGGTGCTGCTGGTTGAGCGGGTAGGGCGCATGCGGCTACAAATCGTGGGATTTGTGGGCATGGCTGCTGGCTTAGTTATTTTGGCAGCGTCCCAAGGCGCGTCTACAGACACAATCCGTCTGGGTCTGGTCTTTGCTGGCTTTTTGGTGTTTAACCTAATGATGAACGCCGGTCCCAACGCCACTACATTCTTGCTGTCGGGTGAGGTGTTTCCTACGGCGATTCGAGCCAGTGGGGCTGGGTTTGCGGCTGCGATCGCAAAGGCCGGAGCCGTTCTAGGTACCTTTGGCCTGCCGATTTTAGAAAACCGCCTCGGCGTGTCTTGGCTGCTCTTGGTTCTAGCTTTGATTTGCCTGCTAGCAGCGGTTTTAACCTTTGCTCTACGACTGGAAACCACGGGCCTTTCTTTAGAAGCGGTTGATGCCGCTCAAAAGTCAAAAAGCGCTGAAAAATCTTGA
- the psaB gene encoding photosystem I core protein PsaB translates to MATKFPKFSQGLAADPTTRRIWYGIATAHDFESHDGMTEENLYQKIFASHFGHLAIIFLWTSGNLFHVAWQGNFEQWVKDPLNVRPIAHAIWDPHFGQPAVDAFTRAGASNPVNIAYSGVYHWWYTIGMRTSSELYAGAVFLLILSAVFLFAGWLHLQPKFRPSLSWFKNAESRLNHHLAGLFGVSSLAWAGHLIHVAIPESRGQHVGWDNFLSVKPHPAGLAPFFTGNWGVYAADPDTSSHVFNTAQGSGSAILTFLGGFHPQTESLWLTDMAHHHLAIAVIFIVAGHMYRTNFGIGHSIREILKAHRPPEGTPFGGALGAGHNGLYDTLNNSLHFQLSLALAALGVVTSLVAQHMYSLPPYAFMARDYTTQAALYTHHQYIAGFIMVGAFAHGAIFLIRDYDPAANKNNVLDRVLQHKEAIISHLSWVSLFLGFHTLGLYVHNDVVVAFGTPEKQILVEPVFAQWIQSAHGKLLYGMDTLLSNPDSITQTGAAWLPGWLNAINNSSNSLFLPIGPGDFLVHHAIALGLHTTTLILVKGALDARGSKLMPDKKDFGYSFPCDGPGRGGTCDISAWDSFYLAMFWMLNTIGWVTFYWHWKHLSLWSGNLAQFNENSNYLMGWLRDYLWLNSSQLINGYNPYGMNYLAVWSWMFLFGHLVWATGFMFLISWRGYWQELIETIVWAHERTPLANLVRWKDKPVALSIVQARLVGLAHFTVGYILTYAAFLIASTASRFG, encoded by the coding sequence ATGGCAACTAAGTTCCCGAAATTTAGCCAGGGATTGGCAGCAGATCCGACCACTCGTCGGATCTGGTACGGGATTGCCACAGCCCACGACTTTGAAAGCCACGATGGCATGACGGAGGAGAATCTTTACCAGAAGATCTTCGCCTCCCACTTCGGCCACCTGGCAATCATCTTCCTGTGGACTTCCGGCAACCTGTTCCACGTCGCCTGGCAAGGCAACTTCGAGCAGTGGGTCAAAGATCCGCTCAATGTTAGACCCATCGCCCACGCGATTTGGGACCCTCACTTTGGTCAGCCTGCGGTGGACGCGTTCACCCGGGCTGGCGCTTCCAACCCTGTTAACATCGCTTATTCCGGGGTGTACCACTGGTGGTACACGATCGGTATGCGGACTAGCAGCGAGCTTTATGCTGGTGCTGTGTTCCTGCTGATCCTGTCTGCAGTCTTCCTGTTTGCAGGTTGGCTGCACCTCCAGCCCAAGTTCCGCCCTAGCCTGTCCTGGTTTAAGAATGCTGAATCTCGACTGAACCACCACTTGGCGGGTCTGTTCGGTGTCAGCTCTCTAGCTTGGGCCGGTCACCTGATTCACGTGGCGATTCCTGAGTCTCGTGGTCAGCATGTGGGTTGGGACAACTTTCTGTCCGTCAAGCCTCACCCGGCTGGTCTAGCTCCGTTCTTTACCGGCAACTGGGGTGTGTACGCCGCAGACCCCGATACCTCCAGCCATGTCTTTAACACGGCTCAAGGCTCGGGCTCGGCGATCCTGACCTTCCTCGGTGGTTTCCATCCTCAGACGGAGTCTCTCTGGCTGACGGATATGGCCCACCACCACCTGGCCATTGCGGTGATTTTCATCGTTGCGGGCCACATGTACCGGACTAACTTCGGTATTGGCCACAGCATCCGGGAAATCCTCAAGGCTCACCGTCCGCCCGAAGGCACTCCCTTTGGCGGTGCGCTGGGCGCAGGCCACAACGGTCTCTATGACACGTTGAACAACTCCCTGCATTTCCAGCTATCGCTGGCTCTGGCTGCTCTAGGTGTGGTCACCTCTCTGGTGGCTCAGCACATGTACTCCCTGCCACCCTATGCGTTTATGGCGCGGGACTACACCACCCAGGCTGCGCTGTATACTCACCACCAGTACATCGCTGGCTTCATCATGGTGGGTGCCTTTGCCCACGGCGCGATCTTCTTGATCCGCGACTATGATCCGGCTGCGAATAAGAACAACGTGCTGGATCGGGTTCTGCAGCACAAGGAAGCGATCATCTCTCACTTGAGCTGGGTCTCTCTGTTCCTGGGCTTCCATACCCTGGGCCTTTATGTCCACAACGACGTGGTGGTTGCCTTTGGTACCCCCGAGAAGCAAATTCTGGTTGAACCGGTATTTGCGCAGTGGATTCAGTCGGCTCACGGTAAGCTGCTCTACGGCATGGATACCCTGCTGTCCAATCCCGATAGCATTACCCAAACTGGTGCGGCTTGGCTGCCCGGCTGGCTAAATGCAATTAACAACAGCAGCAACTCTCTGTTCCTGCCTATTGGCCCTGGTGACTTCCTGGTGCACCATGCGATCGCACTGGGTCTGCACACCACCACCTTGATCTTGGTCAAGGGTGCGCTGGATGCTCGTGGCTCCAAGCTGATGCCGGACAAGAAAGACTTCGGCTACAGCTTCCCCTGTGACGGCCCTGGCCGTGGCGGCACCTGCGACATCTCTGCGTGGGATTCGTTCTACCTGGCCATGTTCTGGATGTTGAACACCATTGGTTGGGTCACCTTCTACTGGCACTGGAAACACCTGAGCCTGTGGTCTGGTAACTTAGCCCAGTTCAACGAAAACTCCAACTACCTGATGGGCTGGCTACGGGACTACCTGTGGCTCAACTCCTCTCAGCTAATCAACGGCTACAACCCCTATGGCATGAACTATCTGGCCGTTTGGTCTTGGATGTTCTTGTTCGGGCACCTGGTCTGGGCTACCGGATTCATGTTCCTGATCTCTTGGCGGGGCTACTGGCAAGAGCTGATTGAGACCATCGTGTGGGCGCACGAGCGTACGCCTCTGGCAAACCTGGTTCGCTGGAAGGACAAGCCCGTTGCACTGTCCATCGTTCAGGCTCGTCTGGTGGGCCTAGCTCACTTCACTGTGGGTTACATCCTCACCTACGCGGCCTTCCTGATAGCCTCAACCGCAAGTCGCTTCGGCTAG
- the psaA gene encoding photosystem I core protein PsaA: MTTTPREREAKAKVVVDKDPVPTSFEKWGKPGHFDRTLARGPKTTAWIWNLHADAHDFDSHTSDLEDISRKIFSAHFGHLAVIFIWLSGMYFHGARFSNYEAWMSNPTGIKPSAQVVWPIFGQEILNGDVGGGFHGIQITSGFFHIWRAAGITNSFQLYVTAIGALVMAGLMLFAGWFHYHKRAPKLEWFQNVESMMNHHLAGLLGLGSLSWAGHQIHVSLPINKLLDSGVAPQDIPLPHEFILDKSLMAELYPSFNQGLTPFFSLNWSAYADFLTFKGGLNPVTGGLWLSDTAHHHLALAVLLIIAGQMYRTNWGIGHSMKEILDNHKGDPLLFGGRGHEGLFHNLTTSWHAQLAVNLAMVGSLSIIVAQHMYAMPPYPYLATDYPTQLSIFTHHMWIGGFLIVGAGAHAAIFMVRDYDPAVNMDNALDRMIRSRDAIISHLNWVCIFLGFHSFGLYVHNDTMRALGRPQDMFSDSAIQLQPIFAQWVQGLHTLAAGGATAPNALEPASYAFGGGVVAVAGKVAMMPITLGTADFMVHHIHAFTIHVTVLILLKGVLFARSSRLIPDKGELGFRFPCDGPGRGGTCQVSGWDHVFLGLFWMYNSLSIAIFHFSWKMQSDVWGTVNPDGTVSHITAGNFAQSAITINGWLRDFLWAQASQVIGSYGSALSAYGLLFLGAHFIWAFSLMFLFSGRGYWQELIESIVWAHNKLKVAPAIQPRALSITQGRAVGVAHYLLGGIATTWAFFLARIIAVG; this comes from the coding sequence ATGACAACTACCCCGCGCGAGCGGGAGGCAAAAGCTAAAGTCGTGGTAGATAAAGACCCGGTACCAACTTCTTTCGAGAAGTGGGGTAAGCCAGGACACTTTGACCGCACTTTGGCTCGAGGCCCCAAAACCACCGCCTGGATTTGGAACCTCCATGCCGACGCTCACGATTTCGACAGTCATACCAGTGACTTAGAAGACATTTCGCGCAAGATCTTTAGTGCACACTTCGGCCACCTAGCAGTCATATTCATCTGGCTGAGCGGCATGTATTTCCATGGCGCTCGTTTTTCGAACTACGAAGCCTGGATGTCTAATCCCACGGGGATCAAGCCTAGTGCACAAGTCGTTTGGCCAATCTTTGGTCAGGAAATTCTGAATGGTGACGTGGGCGGTGGCTTCCACGGCATTCAGATCACCTCTGGTTTCTTCCACATTTGGCGGGCTGCCGGTATTACCAACAGCTTCCAGCTCTACGTCACTGCCATTGGCGCTCTTGTCATGGCTGGCCTGATGCTGTTTGCTGGCTGGTTCCACTACCACAAGCGGGCTCCCAAACTGGAGTGGTTCCAGAACGTGGAATCCATGATGAACCACCACCTGGCAGGTCTGCTGGGCTTGGGCTCCTTGAGCTGGGCAGGACACCAAATTCACGTGTCTCTACCCATCAACAAGCTGCTCGATTCCGGTGTGGCTCCGCAGGATATTCCCCTGCCCCATGAGTTCATCTTGGATAAGAGCCTGATGGCTGAGCTGTACCCCAGCTTTAATCAGGGACTCACTCCCTTCTTTAGCCTCAACTGGTCTGCTTATGCAGATTTCCTCACCTTCAAGGGTGGTCTAAACCCGGTAACTGGCGGCCTCTGGCTGTCTGACACCGCTCACCACCACCTAGCTCTGGCTGTACTCCTTATTATTGCCGGTCAAATGTACCGCACCAATTGGGGTATCGGTCACAGCATGAAGGAGATTCTCGACAACCACAAGGGCGATCCGCTCCTGTTTGGCGGTCGGGGTCACGAGGGTCTGTTCCATAACCTGACCACCTCTTGGCATGCTCAGCTGGCAGTAAACCTGGCCATGGTAGGCTCTCTGAGCATCATCGTGGCACAGCATATGTATGCCATGCCGCCCTACCCGTACCTGGCTACCGACTACCCAACTCAGCTGTCGATCTTCACCCACCATATGTGGATTGGCGGCTTCCTGATTGTCGGTGCTGGTGCTCACGCCGCTATCTTCATGGTGCGTGACTACGATCCGGCGGTAAATATGGACAACGCGCTGGATCGCATGATCCGCTCTCGCGATGCCATCATTTCCCACCTCAACTGGGTTTGTATTTTCCTCGGCTTCCATAGCTTTGGTCTATACGTTCACAACGACACCATGCGGGCTCTGGGCCGTCCCCAGGACATGTTCTCAGACTCCGCGATTCAGCTTCAGCCCATCTTTGCTCAGTGGGTACAAGGCCTGCACACTTTAGCAGCAGGTGGCGCAACCGCGCCCAACGCGCTAGAGCCTGCTAGCTATGCCTTCGGCGGCGGTGTGGTTGCTGTGGCTGGCAAAGTGGCGATGATGCCGATTACCTTGGGCACCGCTGACTTTATGGTGCACCACATCCATGCGTTCACGATTCACGTGACCGTACTGATTCTCCTGAAGGGCGTGCTGTTTGCTCGCAGCTCCCGCCTGATTCCAGACAAAGGTGAACTGGGCTTCCGCTTCCCCTGTGATGGTCCGGGCCGGGGCGGCACCTGCCAGGTTTCTGGTTGGGACCACGTCTTCCTGGGATTGTTCTGGATGTACAACTCCCTTTCAATTGCAATTTTCCACTTCAGCTGGAAGATGCAGTCTGACGTCTGGGGCACAGTCAACCCCGACGGCACGGTGTCTCACATCACCGCTGGCAACTTTGCCCAAAGCGCTATCACCATCAACGGTTGGTTGCGTGACTTCCTGTGGGCGCAAGCTTCTCAGGTTATCGGCTCCTACGGTTCAGCGCTATCGGCCTACGGCCTGCTGTTCCTAGGTGCTCACTTTATCTGGGCCTTCAGCCTGATGTTCCTGTTCAGCGGCCGTGGCTACTGGCAAGAGCTAATTGAGTCTATTGTTTGGGCTCACAACAAGCTGAAAGTCGCTCCTGCGATCCAGCCTCGTGCTCTGAGCATTACTCAGGGTCGGGCAGTGGGAGTAGCCCATTACCTCCTAGGGGGAATCGCCACTACGTGGGCCTTCTTCCTGGCTCGAATTATTGCAGTAGGATAA